The following coding sequences are from one Acidobacteriota bacterium window:
- a CDS encoding formylglycine-generating enzyme family protein — MIIEPEMIAIPAGEFLIGCDAGAENERPVHRVFVDEFAIGRFAVTNRLYQSFIDDTGHEPSPGWDDSRFNHPDQPVTSISWFDATGYCEWLSKKTGKLYRLPSEAEWERAARGGLEGKLYIWGDETPQLQPNYSQLWLNGPERVGQRLPNGFGLHDISENVHEWCSDWYGERYYLDSPSSNPRGPTTGTRRASRGGSWRHQIKITRVAARSSIPPEFRYSDYGFRLGAQVSRLPSLRL, encoded by the coding sequence ATGATCATCGAACCCGAAATGATCGCGATCCCTGCTGGTGAGTTCTTGATAGGCTGCGACGCCGGGGCCGAGAACGAACGACCCGTTCATCGCGTGTTCGTTGACGAGTTCGCGATCGGCCGCTTTGCGGTTACCAATCGGCTCTATCAATCCTTCATCGACGACACCGGACACGAACCATCACCAGGTTGGGACGACTCGCGCTTCAATCATCCCGATCAGCCGGTTACCAGCATCAGTTGGTTCGACGCGACTGGATACTGTGAGTGGCTATCAAAGAAAACTGGCAAGCTCTATCGTCTGCCATCTGAAGCCGAGTGGGAACGAGCCGCGCGCGGAGGCCTTGAAGGCAAGCTGTACATCTGGGGCGATGAAACTCCGCAGCTTCAACCGAATTACTCGCAGCTTTGGTTGAACGGACCGGAGCGAGTCGGTCAGCGGCTGCCGAACGGATTCGGGCTTCACGACATTTCTGAGAACGTTCACGAGTGGTGCTCGGATTGGTACGGCGAGCGTTACTATCTCGACTCGCCGTCGAGCAATCCTCGAGGTCCAACGACTGGAACGCGGCGAGCCTCGCGAGGCGGGTCGTGGCGGCATCAGATCAAGATCACTCGCGTTGCGGCTCGCAGCAGCATCCCGCCGGAATTCAGGTACAGCGATTACGGCTTCCGCCTGGGAGCGCAGGTGTCCCGCCTACCGTCTTTGAGACTCTAG